Part of the Pseudodesulfovibrio mercurii genome is shown below.
TCCTGCCCAACACCGACTTCGGCGGGGCGCGCGTGGTGGCCGAGAACATCCACGCCAACCTGGCCGCATCCCGCATCCGCCACCCCGACTCCCAGGTGGCCGGCACCGTGACCGTGTCCATCGGCGCGGCCGCCACCGTGCCCACCTGCGAGATCACCCCGGCGCACCTCGTCCAGGCCGCCGACCGCGCCCTGTATCAGGCCAAGCTGTCAGGCCGGAACCGCACCGAATCCATCCACCTGCCCGAAACCGGCCATCTGCGGCAGCAGTAGGCCGAAAAATGGGGACTTCGTCCCCCCTGCTCCCGACCGCCCTCCCCCGTTTCCCTTGACCCGCAAGCCGCGAGCTTGATCGCATCGCCCCGCAACGCCGCGTATCCCGTCGATTCGGGGGACGGCGCAGGGCTCCTCCTCCACACCGCACCGTGACACCGGTCCTTGCGGGTGATGGGCGTACGCCCCTCGCGGACCCCGTTTCCGCCCCAAGACGGACAACCCACGCAATCCGCCCTCCCCAAACGAGGCATGCGCGGCAATCCCCCGGCCGCCACAAAGGGCGGAGGGCCGTGCGGCTCCGGGGGGAAGCTCGGCACGGCCCTCCAACAGGGATGATGGCGACCGTCCGCAAGGTTCGGGCGGCCGCGAGGAACTGGGGAAATAAGAACGGACTAGCGAAGGAAATGGATGGACAGGTAGCTGCCGCAGCAGGGACAGACCTTGACCGGGGTGGCCTTGCCCTCGTCGTCGCGGATGACCGCTTCCCAGGGGATGAAACCGTCAAGGGTGTACTGGACCATCAGCCGGTGACCGCACTTGCAAAAACGTTCCTGCATGACTCTCTCTCCTTGCCTTGTATCGCGCCGGGGGGGCGTGTGTCCTATTCGTTGACTGAACGTGACTTTTTAATAAACAGTCTTCGGTCTTTTTGTCAACTAATATTTTACAAAATGTTGTCCTTTATTCTACAACAGACAACATCAGAGAATCATGCGCTATTTCAGTATGATACGGAAAAGCCCCCGCAACGACGATCGTTGCGGGGGCTTTCATGGCGATTTCCAAGAAGGGCTAGCGGTATTCCCGCGAGGCCCACAGGACCTGGCCGATGACGCGCACGTTGTCTAGTTCGTCGCCGGACAGGTGGACGGGCGAATAGTCCACGTTGTCGCTCCTGAGCACCAATGTGCCGGGCAGGCGCTCCACGCGCTTGACCATGACCGTGTCCTCCACGCCCACGGCGTAGATGCCGCCGGACAGGACGTCGGTCCGGGACTGGTCGATGAGGACCATGTCCCCTTCCTTGATCTCGGGCTCCATGGAGTTGCCGATGACCTCCATCAGGACCATGTTGGCCGGATTGCCCCGCCGGGTCAGCCAGTCGGAGCGGAAGGAATAGTATCCCTCCACCTGTCCCTCGGTCTCGAAGGAGCCGCCGCCCGCGCAGAGACGGGCGCGCACCTTGGGGATCTCCGCGTAGCTCGCCCCGTCCTCGGCCGCGGCCGCCAGGGCCGCCTCGGGCCGGGGGAATCCCTTGCCCTGCTCCAGCCACAGCGGGTTCAAACCGAACCGGGCCGACAGGTCCAGAATCCAGCGCGCGGGCACCGCGCCCTTGCGCTTGGCCAGGGACACGGCGGCCCGACCCACGTCCAGTTCGCGGGCCAGTTGGGACTGGTTCCTGATCTCCGTCTCGGAACAGAGTCGCTTGAAAAACGCTTCAAATCCGTTGCTCATCGTTGCGCCTTGGTTAATGAATGTTGCTTGGACAATTGTTTACTATCGATTAACCGTACTGTCAATTACAAAAACATTTTTGTCCACTAGATGCGCACAAAAAGGAATACAGGGAAGGCATCGCCTTCCTCCTGCGGAGAACGGGGGGAACAGGGCGGACGCGCCGCCGGGCCGGGCGCTTCCCGGACCTAGATCAGGTCCTTGTAGTCCATGGCCGCAGCCACAACGGACTTGAGGCTGAAGTTCAGCTCCAGCCGCTCCACGCTGGCCTCATCCAGGACCACCTCCACGGCCTGGCCCAGGAAGAAGGACCGGCCGGTGCGCTCGCCCACGAGCATCTCGCGCTGGGGCCAGTAGGTGTAGTAGTCGTCGTCCATGGTGGACAGCCGGACCATCCCCTCGGCCATGACCTCCTTCAGCTCCACGTAGAAGCCGAAGTCGGTGATGTGCGAGATGACCGCGTCGAAGGTCTCGCCCACCTTGTCGCGCATGAACAGCACGGTCACGCGCTTGAGGATCTC
Proteins encoded:
- a CDS encoding LexA family transcriptional regulator; its protein translation is MSNGFEAFFKRLCSETEIRNQSQLARELDVGRAAVSLAKRKGAVPARWILDLSARFGLNPLWLEQGKGFPRPEAALAAAAEDGASYAEIPKVRARLCAGGGSFETEGQVEGYYSFRSDWLTRRGNPANMVLMEVIGNSMEPEIKEGDMVLIDQSRTDVLSGGIYAVGVEDTVMVKRVERLPGTLVLRSDNVDYSPVHLSGDELDNVRVIGQVLWASREYR